Within Bacillota bacterium, the genomic segment GATGCATTGGTATTGAGAAAGGCTCGCCATATTGACCTTGATTTGCTGTATGTGGCTTATCAAAACTATTTTGGCGATAATTTAGGTGCCAAAGGTACCATGGATTTTATTCGAAAAAGGATGTTTGAAGAAGCAAATGCTAATGAATTTGTAGATTTATTAAGTACCAAAATTAAGAAGCAAATAAGAAGAGAAAGTCTAAATTACAAAGATTGGCTTGATGTGGCTAAAAACTGGGGAAAAATCCGCATGCTTGTTGACGGTGGGTATGCTGTTAGAGATATTCATGAATTATCACAGGAAATCAACAAGGCTTTTAAGTTATGGATGTTTCAACATTACCACCAACTTTCAGCAAGCCCAAATGTTGATGGCCCGGTAATTGTCCATAAAATAAACGATTATATGCGGACAAGAAGCCAAAAGATTGCGCTTATTCTTATAGATGGCATGTCAGTGGAAAATTGGCTGACTATTCTTGCTCATGTAGGGGATTTCGATTATAATATTGAGGATGGTTGCTGTTTTGCATTTGTACCGAGTGTTACTGCCATTTCCAGGCAGTCAGTGTTTTCAGGTAAGCTCCCGGTGAGCCATAGCGACCCGTTTTCTTTAAAAAATGAAGAAAAGCAGTGGGTAGAGTATTGGACAGAAAATGGATATAAGGCAAATGAAATTTACTTTGGCAAAGGGATGGAGGTAGATATACCTTATTACATTAAAATTGCAGGCATTGTTATCAATTTTATTGATGATTTAATGCATGGTCAGATCCAGGGGCAGAAAGGAATGTACAGGGATATTGCTTCATGGGCGCGCGACGGAGAGTTTAAAAGATTTGTTGGTGGATTAATAAAAAGAGGGTTTGATGTGTATGTGGCTTCGGACCATGGAAATGTTGAAGCCCATGGGCAGGGAAAACCTAAAAATGAAGGCTTGCTAACCGAAATGACATCATTAAGGGCGAGGATTTACCATGATTTTGCTGTCACAGATAAGGTTGAGGAGAATTTTAAAGCTTTTAAGTATCCCGGCATATATTTGCCGAAGGATTTCCAATATATTGTTTGTGAAGAAAATACTGCTTTTGGCACAAAAGGAAAAAGTTATGTTTGCCATGGCGGGATGAGTATTGAAGAGGTTATTGTTCCATTTATCAGGATAAAGGATGTGACTTCATGAGCAAAGCTGTAGTATTTGCCAGACCAATCAGGCAGGAATGGCTGGATAAAACTGTTGAAATGTTGCTGAATAGCCAGAATAGAGATGAGATAAAAAAAAGTCTTAATGTCTATCTTGCCAATTATATTAAAAGCAGTACCAATATAAGAAAAACAAGAGAAATTCTCATGAATATATGGGTGGATATTGATGATAATAACCGGGCTTTCCGGGATAAGTCTTTAGAAGTTTATAAGAATAGCATCCAGTCCGACCGGCTAGCCATCCATTGGGCAATGCTGTTATTGGCATTTCCTATTTTCCGGGACTTATGCACCATTATCGGAAAACTGACAGATATGCAGGAAGAAATAACGTTGTCTCAAATCAAAAGAAGAATTTTTGAAATATGGGGTGAGAGAAGCACGCTAATTTATTCAGTGCCGAAAAATATAAAAACACTAAGGGACTGTGGCGTATTGGAACAGGTTAAGACCGGAGTTTATAAGGTAGTAAAGCATGAGATAAAGAATAACGACGTTAGTTGCCTGCTGTTGTATGCAGTTTTTAAGACGAGTGATAAATTGTACCATAGTTTTTCTCATATAGACAAACTAAAGGAATTGTTTCCCTTTATTATTGAAATCGGAATAGATGATTTGAGTTTAAGACAAATGTTTAGATTAGAAAGAATGGGTGGAGAAACTGTTGTAAGCATTAAATAGTTTTCTTTTTTTGAAAAATGTGAGAATTAATTTTTAATTTCAAAACATGTTAAAATATTGTAAAATAAATTTGTAAATATAACCGACTTATCAAGAGTCAGGGTAGAGAGTTGGCTCGATGATCCTGCACCAACCTGCAGGATGCTGCAAGGTGGTAAAGCCAGCACCGATGAGGAGGTGGTCATAATGATTGAATATTAGCCTTCTTGTCAGGTTATGGCAGGAAGGCTTTTTTGATGGTATTATTTCCTAAGAACTAAATGAATGGAGGTATGTTGTGTGGAACTTAAACTAATGGGACACGGATATACGATTATTCCGCAGGATGACGGGACCTACCAGGTGGCAATGATACTTTCGGAGCATGACAACGAGGATGAAGCTATCACAGCGAGGCTTGAAGCAATGAAATATGTATGGAAATGGGACGTATCAATACCACAGCAGTGGCAGTATGGGGATTGGGAAAAAGTTGTTTCCGGTGCATGTACTGCTGCCCATAGTAAGATGTGAGGCATGTGGGAAATATTTTAGAGTAGAACCTGAATTTATGATAAAGGGTACAATTCTTACTGTTCCTGCACTTGTTTTCGTGGTATTTACATATCCATAGCTTCTGCATTGGGTGTAAATACATCATGGTTTGGAGCTGATGCCATGAAAGTGGCCAACCTTTTGACATACTCATATATAGAATCAAACCGTCCTAATTTGCTTCTGATCGATGAAGCACATACCTTTTTAAAATGGTGTAACACCGTTTTTCCCATTGTACCAATGGGGCATTGGTTGTAAACAACCAGTAAATAATATTATATAAAGAAGAAATAAAAACTTTTTGTTATTTATACCTCCAGAGCTTTATATCTGGAGGTTTTTGTTTTACTAGATTTTGTACTGTGATTCTTATATCAAGTCTGATTTAAAGTGATTCTATCAGTCTAGAATAAAGTGACGCCTTACAGGGACGTTTTAAGGATACTTGAAACCTACAGGAAAAATGCAGGCCCGGCACTCAGGAATGAGCTTGACATAACCATTGCCGACATGAAATCCGGCAGCTTCGAGGCTGCGCTTTCACGCTTTGAAGCGAGAATCGGAAGCGCCATGCTGTCTGATGTGGTAAGAGGGTTGTTAAGCGTTTTAAGAGGTGATGACGGCAGGGTGTATTTTCAAATGCTGGCTCACGACTTCAAACTGCTTGAAGTTCAAAAGCTGAAGCTGATTGCCATGAAACGCCCTTCAAAAGTGCGGAAGTATTCATTCTTCATGCTGGGGTGTTTTGTGATAATGTACCTTGCAGTAATGACGGTGGAGATAATGAAGGCTATTTCGGGATTGTTCTGAAGCCCATGATATGATTTATATATTCTCAACTATGGAATGATGGCCGATGTCCAGGGTAATAATAATATCGGAACCGTAGTAACGCCAAAGAATACGAATATCCATGTTAACGCTGCACTCAAACAATCCTTCATAGCCTTTGATTTTCTTTGTTCTTAAAGAAGGATGATAGGGATTTTCCTGAAGGATTTTCAGCTTACCGGCCACAATTTTCTGCTCATTAAGGCTCAGCTTCTTCAGGTTCTTTTCGAAGTTCTTTGTAAATGATATTCTATACTTCATCCAGTTTAATCCCCATGTCTTCAAACATTTTATCTATATCATCATAGCTCTTGACGTCGCCATTTTCCAGTTCTTTTTCTGTCTCCTTCAATAACCTGGCAATACGAGCCATTTCCGACTTTGGATAGACCACGACGGGACAAAGAAATATGCCTCCATCCTTCTCAATTACCTCAAACTTGTCACCTTCTTTTATGCCCAGATGCTTTACGATTTCAGAAGGTATGGTAATTTGTGAGCGTCCTCTTAATTCCACCAGCATGGAAATCAATCCTTTCAGAATTTCGTACTTTCTGATTATATTATATGCAAAATCCAAAAAAAATTCAATAAAAAGAGGTAAGAAAAATGGTTTTCAAATTATTACAATCAAAATCAGGTGAAGGCTATGTGGATGTAATTATCTTCATCATGTCGGCCATGCTGGTTATAGCGCTTGCAGTGAATGTCCTTCCGGTATTTATTGCAAAGCATCAGCTGGATTACTTTGCAGACGAGCTTTGCAGGACGGCTGAAATCGCAGGGCGGATTGCCTCGGAAACCACCGCAAGGGAACGAGAGTTGAAGGAACAGACAGGCATAAATCCGGCAATCACATGGACAGCAAGTTTTGTTCCGGGGACAGGCAGGGTGCAGTTGAATGGAAAAATAACGGTCACGCTGAAACACACTGTAAATATCGGGCTGTTCGGCAGTTTTGGCTCATTTCTCATAGAATTGACTGCCAGGGCAACCGGAAGGAGTGAGGTTTATTTTGGAGGTAAAAAAATGAAAAAGTTTATAGTCTGCCTATTGTGCTTTTACATTACATTTTTATCTATAATAAACGTTTTTGCTATAGGTGAGGGAAACATTGATGGAGGCGGAGGAGGCATGAGCCATGGAACAAGTGAATATTACTGGAATAGCGGCGATGACGGGGTGAGAGTAACAGTCATCCGTGACAGCGATAATACAGCTGTTTCTACACCAGTTGATTTTACAAACAGGCATCCGGATAACATTCAGGTTGATTTTGGCAAAGTGAGCAAGATACAGTATAGAAATGGTGCGACATTAACCCCGACTACAAGTACGTACTTATATAATAATCCAGAGCAACCCTTGCCGAGAATAGTCAGTAGTGACGGTAATGTTAATATTGTAGCTATAAAAAGTTATTTTACTGATGAACAGATAATAAGAAGTATAGCAAGTATAACAGGCTTTAACTATGAACAGTTGATAGATGGGAAATACAAGCTTTTATTGGAACCTATCGCATACTTTACATTTGACGGATTAAAGGTTGCGATGACAGCCCATGAAGCAGCTTTATATGACCAGCAGATTGGAGGCAGGCTTAGAAGCACAATGCCAAGCCTCACCCATAAGAATTTGCCCCTTGCCATGTTCCTGGAAACCTCTGATTTGGGATTCCCGGCCTGGGATGGCCCAACCACCGAAAAGGTGTCGGACGATCAAATCATATCTTCACTGGGCCTGGGAATTGTCCGATTTCGGGAAGCCGATACTCCTGTGGTTATTGGTGGAAGTGATTTTGAATACAGGGTTGACACAGATGTAATCACTGCGATTACTGTGACTGCCGGCAGCAGAATTACCCCTGACAATCCTGCGACAGTGACCTTTAATATTAATGGTTCAAGGTACAGTGTAACGGATGTTGTTATACCGGAAGGTGAGAGTCAGGAGGTCTGGGTAAAATGGCATACGCCGGGATACCCTACAACTTTAACCATTACTGCCAGTGCGGACAGAGGTACTGTAAGCCGGTCAACCATAACTGCCAGGGTTGTGGACCTTAATGAAAAGGTTCCACCCAACCCTACGGCAAACGACGAAAAGCCAGATGGATATTCTATTCCTGCTGTACCCAATATGCCGCAGAAAACAACAGCCTCCTGGGGATTATGGAGCTGTTACTGGAAAGCAAACTGGGTATGGGAGCCTCATTGGGTATGGGTTTCGGATGGAGATGGCGGAGGACACTGGGTGGATAATGGCGAGTGGGTAGACCGGGGTGATTGGGAATACACCTACACAAACTACTCGGCCAGTCTTACAGCCAGTATGACTGTCACACCCGATGCAAAGGTTCCAACCGCATCAGGGAAAACCATGAAGTCGGGGTACGGAATTAACCTGAATGTAAAAACAGGTTTATGGTCCAATGCACTGTCGTCAGCAATTACAGGAGCACAGAATGTATTGTCCTACTATCCCGAATTCAATTACAATACATACCTCAGACTGTCCGATATGATAACGGGCGGGTACAGTGCGGAGTTTGAACTGAAGCCCAATGAATTTTCAACCTATGGCAGAAATGGTGATATCATTGCCGGCGCTTTTATAATCTGCTGCTCCAATGATGAGGGAGAGATGATTTCACTTACGGATGAGCAGAGTCAGGGACATCCGGGACAGGTATTTATACACGCGGGACAACAAGATTATGATGTATATAAAGATTAACCGGAAAGGTAATTTCATATGACAAAGCTCATAAAACAATAAAAATCAGGCTTGAAGATTCATTGTCGGTAGGGGACGGAATTGAAGTCTGGAGTGATGAAGAGGAGCACCCGGGAAATATTGTTACAGGGATGAGGGTTAACGGCAGGAACATACACACGTCCAACCCGGGGGATACCGTTATAATAGGCAGCATAAGCGGGAAAATACGGGAAGGGGACAGGGTTTGTAAAACCTCCGATAAAAGGCTTAATGCAGCAGCCAGGGAGACCTTTACGGGAAGAGGCCGCAGAAAAGTAGGCTTGAAGGGTAAGATCACATTAAAGAAAGGAACTCCTTTAACTCTCAGGATAAGCGATGGCGATAGAAATGAGATCCGGGTTGACAGCGGGTACAGGGACGAGCTGGGAATAATCATCACCAATACATCGCCCGTCTGCTGCAATGAGGAAGAAATGCTTAGCATAGATTCTAAGGAAAATACGGGAGGTACTTACAAGATACGAAAGGGTGACCGGATAGCCCAGATTGTACTGCAGGCTGTGCCTAAAATGCGGCTCAAAGTGGTGGAGTCTGTGGGCAATATCGGCACCAACCGGGGCGGTGGTTTTGGGTCGACGGGGATGAGGTAGTAAGATTATATTATTAAACGGGGTTTTGGTAACACTGATAAAGGAAATATTAAATAATTAATGTGGAATAGACATTCAACATAAAAATTTCTCCAATTATCTACATATTTCTTTTAATTAATTTATCGCATTTTAATATCAAAACAATAATTTAAGAATATATTCAGAAAATTTATGAAAAAGTGTAGAAAAGTTTGAATTTACAAAATCTGGACGAGTTTGTATAATTATTTTGCTAAAGTTTGACAGTACTAGTGACACAATGTTGGATGAAGTGCTAAATTTTGTGAGGAGCCTATGAAGAGTGCTTCTTATATGGGCACCTGAAATAAATATAAATATTATTTCAAGCTCTTCAAAAATATTTGCAAATAGGAGCGATGCTAATGTTCTATATAAATCTAGGAGTTCCTACATATATTCAATATTCATTGATGGAATAGAATACATCAACATTGACTACAAATGCCAGGATTAATCCTTTTTTAGAGCGTTTATCGCAGAAATGATTTTTCTTATGTCTTCAGGCGGTATGCTTTTATTCTCCATTTCCTTTGCCAGTTTCAGGTATTCTACACCGACATTGAGCAACTCTTTGGGGATATAATCTTTTTCAAGCTTTACCAGGTCCCTCTCCTCGATCCTTCCAAGAAGCCAGTCGACAGTCACGTTAAAATGATTGGCGATTTTAATTATTATATCATACTCAGGCATTCTCTTTCCGTTTTCATAAAGGGATATTGCGCTGCCATTCAAGTTCAACAAAGATGCGAAATCCTGCTGCGTCATTTTATGTTCCTGGCGTAATTGTTTTATTCTTTTTCCTACCATTATAATATATACTCCTTTTAAATGAGATTCTAGAAGATAAAAACCTATCAAACGCATTTGATGTCCAATCCTGTTATTTACTACCTGCAGCTTATTGCTCATGGTAAATTATAAGTACTATAATTATAATATTTTCAATATGAAAAGTAGTAAACAATGATTTTGGTGCATAAACTCATTACGCGAAAGCTTCATTCGTTTATTGGCACCAAAATCACTTTCTACACTCAATTGGGAACCTGGTAAAACAGCTGATGACAGAAAGTCAGGAAGAGCTGGACCGGTGGAAGAAAAGAATTTTGCATGCTCTTGGCCGGAACGGTGCAGTGGTCACCGAGATCATTCCGGAACTGGAATGGATCATCGTAGAGGGAATGTCCAATAAGGAAATTGCCGATAGGTTGGAGATCACCATAAATACAGTTAAGGGCTATATAAAGAATATATATGAAAAACTGGGAGTAAACAGGAGGGTACAGGTCGTAACCAGGGCAAAGGAACTTAAGATATTAAAAAATAAGTAGGATGATAAAAAAATGTGTTTTCCCACCCTTTCGGGTGGTTTCTTTTTTTTAAGATTACTCTATAATCTTAAATGTTCGATAAGCAGAGAAAGGATGATGTTTATATGGAGTGAAAGCAGACACATATAATGAAAAGGGACCTATACTTTTAATAAGTGGGGTACACTGTATTAACCTTTAATTAATTAAAGATAGGAGGGGTCTATTGTGAAAAGCAAAACAACAGCACTTATTTTAGCAATACTTTTACCGGGCATTGACAGAATGTATCTGGGTAAAATCGGCACGGGAATTTTGAAGTTCATTACGGGAGGCGGTTTTGGCATTTGGTGGATCATTGATATAATTTTAATCGCTACCGATAAAGCAACCGACAATAAAGGCAATAAACTTCAATAGGGGGTCAATATGGAAAAAGATAAACTTTCTGCTAGACTTGAGCTTTTTGTTGCCATATTTTTAGGTATCACTGCAGTGCTGACAGCCTGGGCATCGTGGCAGTCTTCGCTTTATGGCGGTAATCAAGCAACAAAATACGCAAAGGGTATTGCAATTATTGGAGAAGCAAATTCCATGTATAATGAAGCAGCTCAGTACATTGCACAAGACATGGAGCTCTGGAACAGGATCAGCGACTTGCGCGTTGACCTTGAATTTGCAAAAAGCAAGGGTGATGAGGAGGTTGAGAAACTCCAATGGAAACTTGACCAAATCATGGCTGATAATGTAAGTGAAGAGTTGGCGGCAGCCATCGAGTGGGCAGATGCACAACAGGAATATGCCTCCCCCTTTGACAAAGAGGGATTTATTGAAAGCTATTATGAGGAAGCAAATGCAAAATACGAGGAAGGACAAAAAACTTTAGAAGCAGGGCAAAAAGATAATTCACTTGGAGATGTTTTAGGACTAGTGACCGTTATTTATG encodes:
- the pglZ gene encoding BREX-3 system phosphatase PglZ, which encodes MFCTYLLDKLAVDYENRILLFDEDNLFIRSGAVQSVKSRGFEVIEYTEPLTFRYYYEARLRDNKDSKVVIHVRDTAIFVPYDIRKRFYNVSIDYVKLFPKLDALVLRKARHIDLDLLYVAYQNYFGDNLGAKGTMDFIRKRMFEEANANEFVDLLSTKIKKQIRRESLNYKDWLDVAKNWGKIRMLVDGGYAVRDIHELSQEINKAFKLWMFQHYHQLSASPNVDGPVIVHKINDYMRTRSQKIALILIDGMSVENWLTILAHVGDFDYNIEDGCCFAFVPSVTAISRQSVFSGKLPVSHSDPFSLKNEEKQWVEYWTENGYKANEIYFGKGMEVDIPYYIKIAGIVINFIDDLMHGQIQGQKGMYRDIASWARDGEFKRFVGGLIKRGFDVYVASDHGNVEAHGQGKPKNEGLLTEMTSLRARIYHDFAVTDKVEENFKAFKYPGIYLPKDFQYIVCEENTAFGTKGKSYVCHGGMSIEEVIVPFIRIKDVTS
- a CDS encoding cytotoxin; protein product: MKYRISFTKNFEKNLKKLSLNEQKIVAGKLKILQENPYHPSLRTKKIKGYEGLFECSVNMDIRILWRYYGSDIIITLDIGHHSIVENI
- a CDS encoding AbrB/MazE/SpoVT family DNA-binding domain-containing protein, yielding MLVELRGRSQITIPSEIVKHLGIKEGDKFEVIEKDGGIFLCPVVVYPKSEMARIARLLKETEKELENGDVKSYDDIDKMFEDMGIKLDEV
- a CDS encoding DUF4320 family protein — its product is MVFKLLQSKSGEGYVDVIIFIMSAMLVIALAVNVLPVFIAKHQLDYFADELCRTAEIAGRIASETTARERELKEQTGINPAITWTASFVPGTGRVQLNGKITVTLKHTVNIGLFGSFGSFLIELTARATGRSEVYFGGKKMKKFIVCLLCFYITFLSIINVFAIGEGNIDGGGGGMSHGTSEYYWNSGDDGVRVTVIRDSDNTAVSTPVDFTNRHPDNIQVDFGKVSKIQYRNGATLTPTTSTYLYNNPEQPLPRIVSSDGNVNIVAIKSYFTDEQIIRSIASITGFNYEQLIDGKYKLLLEPIAYFTFDGLKVAMTAHEAALYDQQIGGRLRSTMPSLTHKNLPLAMFLETSDLGFPAWDGPTTEKVSDDQIISSLGLGIVRFREADTPVVIGGSDFEYRVDTDVITAITVTAGSRITPDNPATVTFNINGSRYSVTDVVIPEGESQEVWVKWHTPGYPTTLTITASADRGTVSRSTITARVVDLNEKVPPNPTANDEKPDGYSIPAVPNMPQKTTASWGLWSCYWKANWVWEPHWVWVSDGDGGGHWVDNGEWVDRGDWEYTYTNYSASLTASMTVTPDAKVPTASGKTMKSGYGINLNVKTGLWSNALSSAITGAQNVLSYYPEFNYNTYLRLSDMITGGYSAEFELKPNEFSTYGRNGDIIAGAFIICCSNDEGEMISLTDEQSQGHPGQVFIHAGQQDYDVYKD
- a CDS encoding aminotransferase, giving the protein MSVGDGIEVWSDEEEHPGNIVTGMRVNGRNIHTSNPGDTVIIGSISGKIREGDRVCKTSDKRLNAAARETFTGRGRRKVGLKGKITLKKGTPLTLRISDGDRNEIRVDSGYRDELGIIITNTSPVCCNEEEMLSIDSKENTGGTYKIRKGDRIAQIVLQAVPKMRLKVVESVGNIGTNRGGGFGSTGMR
- a CDS encoding helix-turn-helix transcriptional regulator, which produces MVGKRIKQLRQEHKMTQQDFASLLNLNGSAISLYENGKRMPEYDIIIKIANHFNVTVDWLLGRIEERDLVKLEKDYIPKELLNVGVEYLKLAKEMENKSIPPEDIRKIISAINALKKD
- a CDS encoding TM2 domain-containing protein; amino-acid sequence: MKSKTTALILAILLPGIDRMYLGKIGTGILKFITGGGFGIWWIIDIILIATDKATDNKGNKLQ